GCCGCGTGCTTTCTTGGCATAGAAGCTGATGATCTTGTACTGACCACTCTTGGCATCCTTGAACACTGGGGAGATCACCTGGCTCTTGAGCTTTTTGGCATCGATGGCCTTGAAGTACTCATTGGACGCCAGATTGACCAGCACGTTGCTGCCGCTTTCGGCCACGGCCTTGTCGAGCGCCGAGGTGAGCGTTGCTCGCCAGAAGGCGTAAAGATCCCTGCCCACGGGGTTGTCGAGCTTGGTACCCATCTCCAGGCGGTAGGGCTGGATCAAATCGAGCGGGCGCAACAGCCCATACAGGCCGGAGAGAATACGCAGATGCTGCTGGGCGAAGCGATTGTCCTCCTCGCTAAAGGTATCGGCTTCCAGGCCGACATATACATCACCTTGAAAGGCCTGGGCGGCCTGCTTGGCATTGTCGAGATTAAACGGTGGTTGCCATTCGGTGAAGCGCGCGGCATTGAGGCCGGCCAGCTTGTCGCTGATGCCCATCAGTTCAGCAATCTGCTGTGGGGAGTAGTCCCGCAGGATCTCGATCAACTGCTGGCTCTGCTCGAGATAGTCGGGTTGGCTGTAGTGGCTCGTGCTGGGCGACGTCTCGAAGTCGAGCGTCTTGGCGGGGGAAATCACGCTGAGCATGCAATGCTCCTCTCATCAAGGTGACACGCAGT
This DNA window, taken from Halomonas sp. TA22, encodes the following:
- the yaaA gene encoding peroxide stress protein YaaA; this translates as MLSVISPAKTLDFETSPSTSHYSQPDYLEQSQQLIEILRDYSPQQIAELMGISDKLAGLNAARFTEWQPPFNLDNAKQAAQAFQGDVYVGLEADTFSEEDNRFAQQHLRILSGLYGLLRPLDLIQPYRLEMGTKLDNPVGRDLYAFWRATLTSALDKAVAESGSNVLVNLASNEYFKAIDAKKLKSQVISPVFKDAKSGQYKIISFYAKKARGLMSAWIIRERLNDAKALKEFDVAGYRYNVAMSEGATLVFTREEGAS